A section of the Microbacterium sp. MM2322 genome encodes:
- the recR gene encoding recombination mediator RecR — protein MYDGIVQDLIDEFGRLPGIGPKSAQRIAFHILQTPSFDVSRLAVLLSELRERVRFCEICGNVSEQEQCSICRDPRRDRTLICVVEDAKDVSSIERTREFHGLYHVLGGSISPMAGIGPDDLRITQLMQRLADGTVTEVILATNPNLEGEATATYLSRLLRTLEISVTRLASGLPVGGDLEYADEVTLGRAFEGRRAI, from the coding sequence ATGTATGACGGCATCGTCCAAGACCTGATCGACGAGTTCGGCCGCCTTCCCGGCATCGGTCCGAAGTCGGCCCAGCGCATCGCGTTCCACATCCTGCAGACCCCGTCGTTCGACGTGTCACGGCTCGCGGTCCTGCTCTCGGAGCTCCGCGAGCGCGTGCGGTTCTGCGAGATCTGCGGCAACGTGTCCGAGCAGGAGCAGTGCTCCATCTGCCGCGATCCTCGCCGCGACCGGACTCTCATCTGCGTGGTCGAGGATGCGAAGGACGTGTCGTCCATCGAGCGCACCCGCGAGTTCCACGGGCTCTATCACGTGCTCGGCGGGTCGATCAGCCCGATGGCGGGGATCGGCCCCGACGACCTCCGTATCACGCAGCTCATGCAGCGCCTCGCCGACGGCACGGTGACCGAGGTCATCCTCGCCACCAACCCCAACCTCGAAGGCGAAGCGACCGCGACCTACCTCAGCCGGTTGCTCCGCACTCTCGAGATCAGCGTCACCAGGCTCGCGTCCGGCCTGCCGGTCGGCGGCGACCTCGAGTACGCCGACGAGGTCACCCTCGGGCGCGCTTTCGAAGGCCGTCGCGCGATCTGA